In Candidatus Binatia bacterium, the genomic window CCGAGAAACAAAGTTTTTTCGGTCCTGATCGTCGTCAACGATTCTTCTCTTTTCGATTCCCCTGATGATGACGTGATGCAAGGTGCCTGGTGCATCCAATCTCGCTTGCCTGGGCATGCCTCGCCTCCTCCCAAATACAGGGCCGCTACTTATCTCTGCAAGTCAACTTAGTCAAGAACGTCCCCTAGATTCACTAGATTCACAGAAAATGCGGAGGCGAAATGTAGGGGAAAAGATAAAAAGGGCTCAGCCAGTCTCTTTTTTCTTACCCCTAGCCGACCGTTCCTTTTCTTCGCGCCGCAACCCTCTTAGCTCCTGGCGCAACTCGAATAGAGAGCGCCTTTTATAAGATCGCACGTACTCCGGGAAAAAGCGGACTAGCGAAACAATACCAAGCAGCAACAAGCAAGCATCGATGGCTAGTGTCGTTTGGACAGAAAAATTCTGTATCAGGAGCAGGTTAATTATTACAAGCAACAGGAATAGAACCACAGAACGCAATGCTCTGTTGAGGGGCTTATGTTGTTCGCCGGGCAACTGAGCCATCTTCCTCAGTCGTGCAAAACTCTGATAACATGCAAGCAGACCTAAGCCAACAACCAACGACAATAAAAAGATTTGAATCGTCCTCTTTGAAAAATACTCCTCTAGGTAGGACTGTAGGTGAAGGAATGCATAATTGAAACCGACGAAGAAGATAAGCAATACACCTAAAACGGTGATGGCTAATTTTAGGTTCCTACTGGGTGTATCCTTGACCATTGTCTCACGCGTTAATGACCACACTGGTCGTTCGTTCAAGCATTCCGCAGCACATTGAGCCGCGATAGCCGCATAAATCGCTGTCAAGACCCCTGAACCGGCACCAAGAACTGTTCTTGCTGCACTACCAGCAAGCGCAGCATTTACAGGGCTAAGGAACGTCCTAAAAATATTTGTACCTATCGTGTAGCCTCCGCCTATCCGCGTTGTCGTTAAAAGATAGCCACCGAGTGTCCCAGCGAGATTACCGAGTATCAAATTAAGCGGATCATAATCACTTAAACAATTTAGAAAACAGTCGAAAAATGATTTCGGTCGGCCGCCAGGGCATTCGTCTTTGCACAAGCCTAGCGGATCTGTGAAATTTATCGGATTGTTGCCCACGTAGCCATAGAGGTTGTAATCTCCGCTAGCAAATCCAATCGGATCTTCGCTGGTAAAGCGTTGCAAAGTCGGATGGTAGTAGCGGTTACGGTAATAGAAAAGTCCAGTTCCATCATTTTCTCTTCGAGTATATTGGAAGGGATCTCGGCGAAGTCGTCGCGCCGCTGGCGATCGGCGCGTTGCTGACGTACTCGGACTGGCAAACGACGCTTCAAGTCTGGGCACTGCCGGGAATCGTCGTGGGACTTTCCTACGCTTTATTTTGCCCCGAGGCCGAACGCCCGACGCATCGCGAAAAGCGGCTCCAAAAGCTCGTCTGGCAGGACATCGTAAGGAACCGCAACGTCCTGGTCATGTTTTTCGTCTCGGTCTTCCGGACGCTGGGCCAGAGCGGCCTCATGGTTTTTCTGCCGCTCTACCTGACGCTCCAACTGAAGCTCTCGGTCGGCGTCATGGGATTTTATATCTCGACGCTTTTTTTCTTCGCCGGCGTCTCGCCGACCTTTTCCGGCTGGCTCTCGGACCGCATCGGCCGGGTGCGGCTGATCGTCATCGGCTCGGCGCTCGCCGCCTTTGCGGTCATGTCGCTGCCGCATCTGTCTCCGGGAATTCCTCTGGGGATCGGCTGCGCGCTAGTCGGAGGGCTGCTCTGGGCTTTGCGGCCGGTGATTTTCGCCGCCGCGATGGAGCTGGCGCCGCCGGAGCTGTCCGGCACGACGGTGGGATTTCTCTACAGCGGCAACATGGGGTTTTCGTTTTTGGCGCCGCTCTCGGCCGGGCTCATCGCCGACGCTTACGGCCTGCCCGCCGCCGTCACGTTCATCGGAATCTTCCCGCTGCTCGCGAGTCTTGTGCCGCTGGGGTTCCTACGAGGACAAGCAGGTTAGACATCCATACCACGACGCTGGGTCGTACCTTCGGGCCTTCAACTCCGTCTCCGTGTCGGAACGCGTTTTTATAGATTTGGACGGGATGCTCAAAAAGCTCTCAGAGGCGAGGCACGCGATGGTCCGCAAGCGAGGCGTACTATCTTCAGTACGTCGAGCGAAGCGGAGCGAGCGTAACGAAGCATATGAGGCTTTGTGAGCATCCCGCCTAGAGCATTCCGCGGTCGCTGAAGGAGTAGTAGCGGTCATGGCCGATCACGACGTGGTCCAAAACCCGGATGCCCATGACTTCGCCCACCTGCTTCAACCGCCGCGTGATGTCGATGTCTTCCGGGCTAGGCGCCGGATCGCCGCTCGGATGATTGTGGACGAAGATGACAGCGGCGGCGGATTCGCGGATGACCGGATTATAAACTTCGCGCGGATGGACGAGCGAAGCGGTGAGCGAGCCCTCGGAGATTTTCACTTCGCGGATTTTTCGGTTCTTGTTGTTCAGAAGGACGACGTAGAAAATCTCGCGCTTCTCTTTATCCAGCCGCTCGGCGAAGTGGCGGTAAACGTCTTCAGACGAGCGGAGCGCACGTCCCGCTTCCCACTTCTCCCGTCCCAATCGCCGGCCGATCTCCAGCCCGGCTTTTAACTGCGCGCTTTTAGCCGGGCCGATTCCTTTGATCGAGCCGAGGTCGGTGATCGGGGCATTGTCGATGCCTTTGATGCCGCCGAACTGCGTCAGCAGAAGGCGCGCGTGATCGAGCGCGCTCTCGCCGGTGCTGGCGTTACCAGTGCGGAGAAGGATCGCGAGAAGCTCCGCGTCGGTCAGCGCCTCGGCGCCGCGGTCGAGGAGTTTTTCTCTCGGGCGGTCCTCCTCCGGCCATTCCTTGATCGGATATTTGCCGGCCATGATCGACGCCATTTATCATGTCCGGCTGATTTACTCCAGCACTTTCAAAAGGAGTCCCTTGAGGTATTCGCCTTCGGGATGGCGGAGGCTGACGGGGTGGTCCGGCGCGTGGCCGACCCGCTTCACCACTTGAACTCTCCGGCCGGCGTCAACGGCGGCGCCGAAAACGATTTTCTGAAATAGATCGATGGAAACGTGCTGCGAGCAGCAGAAAGTAAGGAGCAGCCCGCCGGGCTCCAGCAGCCGGAGAGCGTGAAGATTTAAGAATTTATATCCGCCCGCCGCGGCCTCCACGTCGCCGCGCCTGGGCGCGAGCGAGGGCGGATCGAGCACGATGATGTCGAAAGTTTCCGTCGAGTTCTTGAGATAGGAGAACGCGTCGGCGCGGAGGAGATCGCCTTCGCCGACGGCGAAGCCGTTGAGCGCGAAATTTTGTCTCGCCAACTCCAGCGCCGGCTTGGACGACTCGACGGAGATCGCCCGCTTCGCTCCGGCCTTCAGCGCATACGCCGCGAAGCCGCCGGTGTAAGCGAATAAGTTGAGAACCGTCATGTCGCGCGCGAGCGACGAGAGCAGCGCGCGGTTGTCTCTCTGGTCCAAAAAGAACCCCGTCTTCTGTCCCTTTCTTACGTCGACGAGAAAACCGATGCCGTTCTCCTGGATTCGGATCAGCTCCGGCGGCTCCTCGCCGGCGAGAACGCCGACCGAAGGCGGAAGTTCCTCCTCGTCTCTGACGCCGCCTTCGCTCCGGTCGTAGATACCTCGCGGCTCAAGCAAACTCGCGAGCGTCTCCACGACGACGGCTTTGAGAGAGTCGATTCCCGCGGTAAAAAACTGGCAGACAAGAAAATCTCCGTAGCGATCGACGGCCAGGCCGGGGAGGAAGTCGCCTTCACCGTTGACCAGGCGATAGCTGTCGGTGGAAGGGGTGAGCAGGCGTTTTCTCAGCGCGGCGGCATGAGAGAGACGGCGGGAAAAAAAAGAGGCGTCGATCTCTTCCTTCTCCCAGGTGAGGACGCGCACCCTGATCTGGGACTTGGGATTGAAAAGACCGCAGGCCAGCCAGTTCCTCTTGTAATCGAAGACATCGGCGATGCCCGCGCGCTCCGACTCCGCTTCAGTGCTTTCGATCGCGCCGGAAAAAATCCACGGATGGCCCCTCATGACAGGAGCCTCTCTGCCTTTTTTGAGAAATATTTTCATTCAGCGATCAGCCGTCAGCGACTAGCCGTCAGCTAAGAAATCAGGTTCTCGGTGTTGGCTGAGAGCTGAAAGCTGATGGCCGATGGCTATTCTTTGCGGATAAACGCGCCGCTCTTGCCGCCGCTTTTTTTGACCAGGCGGATTTCCCCGAGAGTCATCT contains:
- a CDS encoding transposase; translated protein: MPRQARLDAPGTLHHVIIRGIEKRRIVDDDQDRKNFVSR
- a CDS encoding RHS repeat-associated core domain-containing protein, translating into MPRLEASFASPSTSATRRSPAARRLRRDPFQYTRRENDGTGLFYYRNRYYHPTLQRFTSEDPIGFASGDYNLYGYVGNNPINFTDPLGLCKDECPGGRPKSFFDCFLNCLSDYDPLNLILGNLAGTLGGYLLTTTRIGGGYTIGTNIFRTFLSPVNAALAGSAARTVLGAGSGVLTAIYAAIAAQCAAECLNERPVWSLTRETMVKDTPSRNLKLAITVLGVLLIFFVGFNYAFLHLQSYLEEYFSKRTIQIFLLSLVVGLGLLACYQSFARLRKMAQLPGEQHKPLNRALRSVVLFLLLVIINLLLIQNFSVQTTLAIDACLLLLGIVSLVRFFPEYVRSYKRRSLFELRQELRGLRREEKERSARGKKKETG
- a CDS encoding MFS transporter, which translates into the protein MLTYSDWQTTLQVWALPGIVVGLSYALFCPEAERPTHREKRLQKLVWQDIVRNRNVLVMFFVSVFRTLGQSGLMVFLPLYLTLQLKLSVGVMGFYISTLFFFAGVSPTFSGWLSDRIGRVRLIVIGSALAAFAVMSLPHLSPGIPLGIGCALVGGLLWALRPVIFAAAMELAPPELSGTTVGFLYSGNMGFSFLAPLSAGLIADAYGLPAAVTFIGIFPLLASLVPLGFLRGQAG
- the radC gene encoding DNA repair protein RadC produces the protein MAGKYPIKEWPEEDRPREKLLDRGAEALTDAELLAILLRTGNASTGESALDHARLLLTQFGGIKGIDNAPITDLGSIKGIGPAKSAQLKAGLEIGRRLGREKWEAGRALRSSEDVYRHFAERLDKEKREIFYVVLLNNKNRKIREVKISEGSLTASLVHPREVYNPVIRESAAAVIFVHNHPSGDPAPSPEDIDITRRLKQVGEVMGIRVLDHVVIGHDRYYSFSDRGML
- a CDS encoding class I SAM-dependent rRNA methyltransferase; this translates as MKIFLKKGREAPVMRGHPWIFSGAIESTEAESERAGIADVFDYKRNWLACGLFNPKSQIRVRVLTWEKEEIDASFFSRRLSHAAALRKRLLTPSTDSYRLVNGEGDFLPGLAVDRYGDFLVCQFFTAGIDSLKAVVVETLASLLEPRGIYDRSEGGVRDEEELPPSVGVLAGEEPPELIRIQENGIGFLVDVRKGQKTGFFLDQRDNRALLSSLARDMTVLNLFAYTGGFAAYALKAGAKRAISVESSKPALELARQNFALNGFAVGEGDLLRADAFSYLKNSTETFDIIVLDPPSLAPRRGDVEAAAGGYKFLNLHALRLLEPGGLLLTFCCSQHVSIDLFQKIVFGAAVDAGRRVQVVKRVGHAPDHPVSLRHPEGEYLKGLLLKVLE